A genome region from Sphingomonas sp. BGYR3 includes the following:
- a CDS encoding aldehyde dehydrogenase, protein MQFERINPLTGDVASSAPAMQPSDMPAIAAKAATAFPAWAAMGPNARRAILMKAAAALEAKAESFVEAMMGEIGATRGWAMFNLGLAANVVREAAALTTQIAGEVIPSDKPGCIAMAVREPVGVILGIAPWNAPIILGVRAIAVPLACGNAVILKASEQCPRTHALIIEAFAEAGFPDGVVNVVTNAPADAPEVVGALIDAPEVKRINFTGSTAVGRIIATRAAQHLKPCLLELGGKAPLIVLEDADLEEAVKAAAFGAFMNQGQICMSTERIIVVEAVAAAFAEKFKAKVAAMAVGDPRDGTTPLGAVVDVKTVAHCSALVEDALAKGAQLLTGGETTHNVLMPAHVVAGVTPDMKLFRDESFGPVVALVTARDEAHAIQLANDSEYGLSSAVFTRDTARGLRVARQIKSGICHVNGPTVHDEAQMPFGGVGASGYGRFGGKAGIDSFTELRWITIETQPGHFPI, encoded by the coding sequence ATGCAATTCGAACGCATTAATCCGTTGACGGGTGACGTCGCATCGTCCGCCCCGGCGATGCAACCTTCCGACATGCCGGCCATTGCGGCCAAGGCTGCCACAGCCTTTCCAGCATGGGCGGCGATGGGGCCCAATGCGCGCCGCGCCATACTGATGAAGGCCGCCGCAGCGCTCGAGGCAAAGGCGGAAAGCTTTGTCGAGGCGATGATGGGCGAGATCGGGGCGACCCGGGGTTGGGCCATGTTCAATCTCGGCCTTGCCGCAAATGTAGTGCGCGAAGCAGCTGCGCTGACCACGCAGATTGCAGGCGAAGTGATCCCCTCGGACAAGCCCGGCTGCATTGCAATGGCCGTGCGGGAGCCGGTCGGCGTGATCCTGGGCATCGCACCTTGGAACGCGCCAATCATCCTTGGCGTGCGCGCCATTGCCGTACCGCTGGCTTGCGGCAATGCCGTGATCCTCAAGGCATCCGAGCAATGCCCCCGCACCCATGCCCTGATTATCGAGGCTTTCGCAGAGGCAGGCTTCCCCGATGGCGTGGTGAATGTCGTCACCAATGCGCCCGCCGATGCGCCAGAAGTGGTCGGCGCGCTGATCGATGCACCTGAGGTGAAGCGGATCAACTTCACCGGATCCACCGCTGTCGGCCGCATTATCGCCACTCGCGCTGCGCAGCATCTCAAGCCGTGTCTGCTTGAGCTCGGCGGCAAGGCGCCCCTGATTGTGCTGGAAGACGCCGATCTTGAAGAGGCCGTCAAAGCGGCAGCCTTTGGCGCGTTCATGAACCAAGGCCAGATTTGTATGTCGACCGAACGGATCATCGTGGTCGAAGCCGTGGCAGCGGCCTTTGCCGAGAAATTCAAGGCCAAGGTCGCGGCAATGGCGGTTGGTGATCCGCGCGACGGGACAACGCCGCTGGGCGCCGTGGTGGATGTGAAAACCGTGGCCCACTGCTCCGCGCTCGTGGAGGATGCGCTGGCCAAGGGTGCGCAATTGCTGACCGGCGGAGAGACAACGCATAATGTGCTTATGCCTGCCCATGTCGTGGCCGGCGTGACACCGGACATGAAGCTGTTCCGAGACGAAAGCTTCGGCCCCGTTGTCGCCCTCGTAACCGCGCGCGACGAAGCGCACGCAATCCAACTGGCTAATGACAGTGAATACGGCCTGTCGTCTGCGGTGTTTACCCGCGACACAGCGCGTGGCCTTCGCGTCGCCCGCCAGATCAAGTCCGGCATCTGCCATGTGAACGGGCCGACTGTGCATGATGAGGCGCAGATGCCATTCGGCGGTGTCGGCGCATCGGGTTACGGGCGCTTTGGTGGCAAGGCCGGGATCGACAGTTTCACCGAGCTTCGCTGGATCACGATCGAAACCCAGCCCGGCCACTTCCCGATCTGA
- a CDS encoding FAD-dependent oxidoreductase — protein MSARINAHKWRDLIRVWREKMPSPMPHAVAGADPRRPEDQRVVIVGSGPVGLAEALDLGLRGHEVVVLARFDFVPAGSKAICFSKRSLDILDRLGVAQQAVEKGVVWNVGKVYWQADREPIYQFDMLPVKHQKMPGFINLQQYHMEDILLERLAELPNVTIRWAHEVTSVEQQDDGVLIGVSCPDGDYRIASEWLLACDGSKSAVRDMLGLDFDGRIFEDNFLIADIRMKEERAPERWFWFDPPFNPGQSVLMHRQPDDVWRIDFQLGWNIDREACIRPENVDPLIRAMLGEDVEYEEEWYSVYTFQCRRMARFVHGRVIFAGDSAHLVSPFGARGCNGGFADIDNLGWKLDRVLSGKASAAFLEAYNYEAIVTADENILNSTRSTDFLTPKSEVSRAFRDAVLDLAGQHAFARPFVNSGRLSTAVSYPESPLNTPDAERWAGGVPPGSPVLDAPVDDGWLLERLGGRFVLVSNGPVTRVPDEVETLDLATFANTALACERLALDPGAAVLVRPDHYVAARWKQPSPEGLAAAFARATGAAP, from the coding sequence ATGAGTGCAAGGATCAACGCGCACAAATGGCGCGACCTTATCCGTGTGTGGCGTGAAAAGATGCCCTCGCCAATGCCGCATGCAGTGGCGGGGGCCGACCCGCGGCGACCCGAAGACCAGCGTGTGGTGATCGTCGGATCCGGGCCTGTGGGTCTTGCTGAAGCGCTCGACCTCGGCCTGCGCGGTCACGAAGTTGTGGTGCTTGCGCGCTTCGATTTCGTGCCCGCCGGTTCGAAAGCGATCTGCTTTTCCAAACGATCGCTCGATATTCTCGACCGGCTCGGTGTCGCACAGCAAGCGGTCGAGAAGGGCGTCGTGTGGAACGTGGGCAAGGTCTACTGGCAGGCCGACCGTGAGCCGATCTACCAGTTCGACATGCTGCCGGTGAAGCATCAGAAGATGCCCGGCTTCATCAATCTCCAGCAATATCACATGGAAGATATCTTGCTGGAGCGCTTGGCTGAGCTTCCGAATGTGACGATCCGCTGGGCGCATGAAGTCACTTCGGTCGAGCAGCAGGATGATGGTGTTTTGATCGGGGTATCCTGTCCGGATGGGGACTACCGCATCGCCTCAGAATGGCTGCTGGCGTGCGATGGCAGCAAGTCTGCCGTGCGCGATATGCTCGGCCTCGATTTCGATGGGCGCATCTTCGAGGACAACTTTCTGATCGCCGATATCCGCATGAAGGAGGAACGCGCGCCCGAGCGGTGGTTCTGGTTCGATCCGCCGTTCAATCCCGGTCAGTCGGTGCTGATGCATCGGCAGCCGGATGATGTCTGGCGCATCGATTTCCAGCTCGGCTGGAACATCGATCGCGAAGCCTGCATCCGCCCCGAAAATGTCGATCCGCTGATCCGCGCGATGCTGGGCGAGGATGTCGAATATGAAGAGGAATGGTACAGCGTCTATACCTTCCAGTGCCGCCGCATGGCGCGTTTTGTTCACGGGCGGGTGATCTTTGCCGGTGACAGCGCCCATCTCGTCTCGCCCTTCGGCGCACGCGGCTGCAATGGCGGCTTTGCTGATATCGACAATCTTGGCTGGAAGCTGGACCGGGTGTTGTCCGGCAAGGCATCGGCCGCGTTCCTTGAAGCCTATAACTACGAGGCGATCGTTACCGCCGACGAGAATATTCTCAACTCGACCCGATCGACCGATTTCCTGACACCCAAGAGCGAGGTCAGCCGTGCCTTCCGCGACGCCGTGCTTGATCTGGCGGGCCAGCACGCCTTTGCCAGGCCCTTTGTCAATTCGGGGCGTCTGTCGACCGCCGTCAGCTATCCGGAAAGCCCGCTCAACACGCCTGATGCCGAACGCTGGGCCGGCGGTGTGCCACCGGGCTCGCCCGTGCTCGACGCCCCAGTAGACGATGGCTGGTTGCTTGAGCGGCTGGGCGGGCGCTTCGTACTCGTGAGCAACGGGCCAGTAACCAGGGTACCCGACGAGGTCGAGACGCTCGATCTTGCCACCTTTGCGAACACGGCGCTGGCCTGCGAACGGCTGGCGCTCGATCCTGGGGCGGCGGTGCTGGTACGCCCCGACCACTATGTCGCCGCGCGCTGGAAGCAGCCATCGCCAGAAGGACTGGCCGCAGCCTTCGCTCGCGCCACAGGAGCTGCCCCATGA
- a CDS encoding DUF3237 domain-containing protein, producing the protein MTLSLRPVMTIEAELAPSLIVGRTPVGMRMVVPVTGGRFFGPGGSGKVLHTGSDWNYYRPEDEGLEIWARYDLMTDDGHHISVINEGVGHVTPDVPMKVVDALPIGSGIWNMKTRPKFEVAIDSPYAWMNRALFVAEIPYPTRAALAVIQVYEVVTG; encoded by the coding sequence ATGACCCTTTCCTTGCGCCCCGTGATGACCATTGAGGCAGAGCTTGCGCCGTCGCTGATTGTCGGGCGGACCCCGGTGGGCATGCGGATGGTCGTACCGGTCACCGGCGGGCGCTTTTTCGGCCCTGGCGGTTCGGGCAAGGTGCTGCATACCGGATCGGACTGGAACTATTATCGGCCTGAGGACGAAGGTCTCGAAATCTGGGCGCGCTATGATCTGATGACGGATGATGGCCACCATATCTCAGTCATCAACGAAGGTGTCGGCCATGTGACGCCTGACGTGCCGATGAAGGTGGTTGACGCGCTGCCGATCGGCTCGGGGATCTGGAACATGAAGACGCGACCCAAGTTCGAGGTCGCGATCGACAGTCCCTATGCTTGGATGAACCGCGCACTGTTCGTGGCTGAAATCCCCTACCCGACCCGCGCGGCGCTTGCCGTAATCCAGGTTTACGAAGTCGTGACAGGCTAA
- a CDS encoding VOC family protein gives MTSPPALQRIHHVAYRCRDAKQTVEWYQAVLGMTYVTAFSEDHVPSTGAYDPYMHVFLDCGGGNVLAFFELPNQPDMGRDENTPAWVQHLAFKVADEATLLEAKVHIESLGIDVLGPTWHGIFKSIYFFDPNGHRLELACDIGTPEQYAELREVAPAMLEEWSRTKTAPRHAEWLHKAPTA, from the coding sequence ATGACCTCGCCGCCGGCGCTACAGCGCATTCACCATGTCGCCTATCGGTGCCGCGATGCGAAGCAGACGGTCGAATGGTATCAGGCAGTGCTGGGGATGACCTATGTCACGGCCTTCTCCGAAGACCATGTGCCCTCCACCGGGGCCTATGATCCCTATATGCACGTGTTCCTCGATTGCGGCGGGGGCAATGTGCTGGCGTTCTTCGAATTGCCCAACCAGCCCGATATGGGCCGTGACGAGAACACACCCGCATGGGTGCAGCATCTGGCGTTCAAGGTTGCCGATGAGGCGACGCTGCTGGAGGCCAAGGTGCATATCGAAAGCCTTGGCATCGATGTGCTCGGCCCCACCTGGCACGGCATCTTCAAGTCGATCTACTTCTTCGATCCCAACGGGCATCGGCTGGAACTGGCCTGCGATATCGGCACGCCTGAGCAATATGCCGAACTGCGCGAAGTGGCGCCTGCCATGCTGGAGGAATGGAGCCGGACCAAGACAGCACCGCGCCATGCCGAATGGCTGCACAAGGCACCCACCGCATGA
- the fahA gene encoding fumarylacetoacetase, which produces MIDHTHDPAAVCWVESAAGHADFPVQNLPLGIFSLAGGSAPRGGTAIGDAVLDLVAIAPLLEADVAAAVKTTAGGTLNALAAAGPDVLRRLRHGLFALLTDPAQRPKVANHLHDAAGCTLHLPFAIGDYTDFYTGIHHAENIGRIFRPDNPLLPNYKYVPIGYHGRASSVRVSGGEVRRPMGQTRPAGHEAPGFGPSRRLDYELEMAIWVGQGNELGQPVPIGEAGAHIAGLSLLNDWSARDVQAWEYQPLGPFLAKNFHTGVSPWVVTLDALAPFRRAQPPRPAGDPAPLPYLYDEADQASGAFDITMEVLLTTRAMREAGLSPHRLSIGSTLAMYWTPAQLVAHHASNGCNLAPGDLLGTGTLSGADPSSFGSLMEITASGTQPIALPTGETRTFLEDGDEVVMTAWAEAEGRVRVGFGSCAGVIAP; this is translated from the coding sequence ATGATCGACCATACCCATGATCCGGCTGCTGTGTGCTGGGTGGAAAGTGCCGCTGGCCACGCGGATTTTCCGGTGCAGAACCTGCCGCTCGGCATCTTCTCGCTAGCCGGCGGCAGCGCGCCGCGCGGTGGCACGGCAATTGGCGATGCGGTGCTCGATCTGGTGGCGATTGCCCCCTTGCTCGAAGCCGATGTCGCCGCCGCGGTGAAGACCACAGCGGGCGGCACGCTCAATGCGCTGGCTGCGGCGGGGCCGGACGTGCTGCGCCGCTTGCGCCATGGGCTGTTCGCCCTGCTGACCGATCCGGCCCAGCGGCCGAAAGTGGCAAACCATCTCCACGATGCTGCCGGCTGCACCTTGCATCTGCCCTTCGCGATTGGTGACTACACCGATTTTTACACCGGCATCCATCACGCCGAAAATATCGGGCGCATCTTCCGGCCGGACAACCCGCTGCTGCCCAACTACAAATATGTGCCGATCGGTTATCATGGCCGGGCGTCTTCCGTCCGGGTGAGCGGCGGAGAAGTGCGACGCCCTATGGGCCAGACGCGGCCTGCGGGACATGAGGCGCCGGGTTTCGGGCCGTCGCGCAGGCTCGATTACGAGCTGGAGATGGCGATCTGGGTCGGACAGGGAAACGAACTTGGCCAGCCCGTGCCGATTGGCGAAGCCGGAGCGCATATCGCCGGCCTTTCGCTGCTGAATGACTGGTCGGCGCGCGATGTACAGGCTTGGGAGTATCAGCCGCTCGGGCCGTTTCTCGCCAAGAATTTCCATACCGGTGTTTCGCCCTGGGTGGTGACGCTCGATGCCCTGGCGCCGTTTCGGCGCGCACAGCCGCCGCGTCCGGCAGGTGATCCGGCCCCGCTGCCCTATCTCTATGACGAAGCCGATCAGGCGTCTGGCGCCTTCGATATCACCATGGAGGTATTGCTGACCACGCGCGCCATGCGCGAGGCCGGCTTGTCGCCGCACCGGCTGAGTATTGGCAGCACGCTCGCGATGTACTGGACGCCAGCGCAGCTGGTCGCGCATCACGCCAGCAACGGCTGCAATCTCGCCCCCGGCGATCTGCTAGGTACCGGCACGCTGTCAGGCGCGGATCCGAGCAGCTTCGGCAGCCTGATGGAGATTACGGCGAGCGGCACTCAGCCGATAGCGCTGCCAACGGGAGAAACCCGCACCTTCCTTGAAGATGGCGACGAGGTCGTGATGACGGCATGGGCCGAGGCGGAAGGCCGCGTGCGCGTCGGGTTCGGGTCATGCGCCGGTGTCATTGCGCCGTGA
- a CDS encoding TonB-dependent receptor — MGFSAQRVALCVGVSAMTLWLPGLASAQEASSAPDQGEAQTALEDIIVTAQKRSESVNDIPISITAIGGSELERLGVRSTDDLIKIVPALSVAKSQSNTPIYTLRGVGFQNQNLTSTSPVGIYVDEVAYAYPYMGSDIAFDLERVEVLKGPQGLLYGRSTTGGVVNYITGKPKGTTEGAVTFEIGNYETYGIQGYVTGPITSTLSYRVAGKVELALDGWQRSVTRPDDRLGERNRKALRASLLWEPTTDFSALLAIAYWRDQSDTQAPQAIRYVPGNPAFPDPRVNASLIPNPTNSRDADWTPADYQPTATRTRPPFKADGEFYGINLRLNYSLSDAIEVTSLTSYGDVRRNDVTSVDGVATEILTNGNPGRIKSFSQELRLSGDTDTFKWQLGGYFSEDRLRENVIAYTYDASAAIGIRSLATLLKVNPELAATIVGIPAPARPGFIALAGINTAAYSVPDLAVNGFQTNNFGLQGVARTYGAFANGDIQLSDKIAINIGARYTRDTASNTGCVFDIDGNNDAFAAFVGTLILRQPTTITPGQCLTLENDLSAFSDPIEGRLSQDNLSFRTAINWTPRPGLLGYASFSRGYKAGGFPALPANIAAQLDPVTQERLDAFELGVKASLFDRRVQFNAATFYYDYTDKQVYAKIPDIIFGTLNRLLNVPKSEVYGAEAELTVAVTEGLRLRGAATYVHSEVREFNAFDDSGTPRNFAGAALTYTPEWSVVGALDYNYPISTDLELQFNVNANYQSSSNGRFEGGTTTPAQAANDAFFRIKGRTVVDATIGLNADGWRLEAYARNLFDTYYWNTADSQLDTVFRFAGMPRTYGARLTFNF, encoded by the coding sequence ATGGGATTTTCAGCACAGCGTGTTGCTCTCTGTGTCGGCGTAAGCGCCATGACCTTATGGCTGCCAGGCCTGGCAAGTGCGCAAGAGGCGTCATCCGCGCCTGATCAGGGTGAAGCTCAAACAGCCTTGGAAGACATCATTGTTACCGCCCAAAAACGTTCTGAGTCCGTCAATGATATTCCGATTTCGATTACAGCCATCGGTGGATCGGAATTGGAGCGATTGGGTGTCCGGAGCACGGATGACCTTATCAAGATTGTCCCCGCATTATCGGTCGCAAAATCGCAGTCCAATACACCCATATATACGCTTCGCGGCGTCGGATTTCAGAATCAAAACCTGACTTCGACATCACCGGTTGGGATTTACGTCGATGAGGTCGCTTATGCTTATCCCTATATGGGCTCGGATATCGCTTTCGATCTTGAGCGTGTAGAAGTTCTGAAGGGTCCGCAAGGACTGCTCTATGGCCGAAGCACGACGGGCGGGGTGGTAAATTATATCACCGGCAAGCCCAAGGGTACAACCGAAGGCGCAGTCACCTTCGAAATCGGCAATTATGAAACCTATGGCATCCAGGGCTATGTCACGGGGCCGATTACCTCTACGCTAAGCTATCGGGTGGCAGGCAAGGTTGAGCTGGCCCTTGATGGCTGGCAGCGCAGTGTAACCCGGCCGGATGACCGGCTTGGCGAACGTAACCGCAAGGCGCTTCGCGCCAGCTTGCTCTGGGAGCCGACAACAGACTTCAGCGCTTTGCTCGCAATCGCCTACTGGCGTGATCAATCCGACACTCAGGCGCCGCAGGCGATCCGCTATGTCCCCGGCAACCCGGCTTTTCCAGACCCGCGTGTCAATGCCAGCCTCATCCCGAACCCGACCAACAGCCGGGACGCTGACTGGACCCCTGCCGACTATCAGCCAACCGCTACGCGCACACGCCCGCCGTTCAAGGCCGATGGCGAATTCTACGGCATCAATCTGCGTCTGAACTACAGCCTTTCCGACGCGATCGAAGTGACCTCGCTGACATCCTATGGCGATGTGCGGCGCAATGACGTGACCAGTGTCGATGGGGTGGCCACAGAAATTCTCACCAACGGTAATCCGGGGCGGATCAAGAGCTTTTCTCAGGAACTGCGCCTAAGCGGCGATACCGACACCTTCAAATGGCAACTCGGCGGCTATTTTTCGGAAGACAGGCTGCGCGAGAACGTGATCGCCTATACTTATGACGCAAGTGCTGCGATCGGTATCCGCAGCCTAGCGACTTTGCTCAAGGTAAATCCCGAACTGGCGGCAACCATCGTGGGCATACCCGCCCCGGCTCGGCCAGGATTTATCGCGCTCGCGGGCATCAACACGGCTGCCTACAGCGTACCCGACCTCGCGGTAAATGGTTTCCAGACCAATAATTTCGGACTGCAGGGTGTTGCCCGCACGTACGGTGCATTCGCCAATGGCGATATTCAGCTATCCGATAAAATCGCAATCAATATTGGTGCGCGCTATACCCGTGATACCGCGAGCAATACCGGCTGCGTATTTGATATCGACGGCAATAATGATGCCTTTGCCGCCTTTGTGGGCACGCTTATCCTGCGACAGCCAACGACGATTACACCCGGGCAATGCCTCACACTGGAAAATGACCTGTCTGCATTTTCCGACCCGATCGAAGGGCGCCTTTCGCAGGATAATCTCTCGTTCCGTACCGCCATCAATTGGACGCCGCGCCCTGGCCTGCTTGGATATGCAAGTTTCAGCCGCGGATACAAGGCGGGCGGCTTTCCTGCCCTTCCGGCCAATATTGCCGCCCAGCTCGACCCGGTAACGCAAGAACGTCTCGACGCTTTCGAACTAGGCGTGAAGGCGTCGCTTTTTGATCGGCGCGTCCAATTTAACGCAGCCACCTTCTATTACGACTATACAGACAAGCAGGTCTACGCAAAGATTCCAGATATCATCTTTGGAACGCTTAACCGGCTGCTCAACGTACCGAAGTCGGAAGTCTACGGCGCTGAGGCAGAGCTGACAGTCGCCGTAACCGAAGGCTTGCGACTGCGCGGCGCTGCAACCTACGTCCATTCCGAGGTCCGGGAATTCAATGCCTTCGACGATAGCGGCACCCCGCGCAACTTTGCCGGAGCTGCACTGACCTATACGCCGGAATGGTCAGTAGTCGGTGCCCTTGATTACAACTACCCGATCAGCACCGACTTGGAGTTGCAGTTCAACGTCAACGCCAACTACCAGTCCTCCTCAAATGGTCGTTTCGAAGGCGGCACAACAACGCCGGCACAAGCTGCCAACGATGCATTCTTTCGCATCAAGGGGCGGACCGTCGTCGATGCGACGATTGGCCTGAACGCGGATGGCTGGCGGCTTGAAGCCTATGCCCGCAACCTTTTCGATACCTACTACTGGAACACGGCCGACAGCCAGCTCGACACGGTGTTTCGATTTGCGGGCATGCCGCGGACCTATGGCGCTCGCTTGACGTTCAATTTCTAA
- a CDS encoding DUF2783 domain-containing protein, producing the protein MTLALDPRLHHADMVYQQLIALHEGRSQEESNRLNARLILLLANQVGDDAIVLEAIAEAKRTTRLLETPA; encoded by the coding sequence ATGACCCTTGCCCTAGATCCACGGCTTCACCACGCTGACATGGTCTACCAGCAGCTGATCGCGCTGCACGAAGGACGCAGTCAGGAAGAAAGCAACCGGCTCAACGCCCGGCTCATCCTGCTGCTGGCCAACCAGGTCGGCGATGACGCCATCGTTCTGGAAGCCATCGCCGAAGCCAAGCGTACCACCCGCCTGCTGGAGACACCCGCATGA
- a CDS encoding MBL fold metallo-hydrolase, with amino-acid sequence MAKPFASSADTAPKKETLEILADGVYALTAEGDPNVGAIEGEDFVVCIEARATPAAARDWLAQLRQHTQKPVKHLILTHYHAVRVLGASAFEAENIIASDATRKLIEERGMQDWDSEFGRMPRLFKDPEEIPGLTRPTITFADSMRIELGGDRGHLDLQFCGRGHTAGDIVVWHEKSKTLFAGDLVEAEAALYTGDAFHFDWSGGTLDKVKTYRAENLVGGRGAVARGVEATDKAIEQTRDFLKSMIEHTGAVHRRGGSLKEAFEACHAALEPKFGRWPIFEHCLPFDVKRLWDEMDGRDWPEIWTMEMDRAVWAQLQG; translated from the coding sequence ATGGCTAAGCCATTTGCCTCATCCGCTGACACCGCCCCCAAAAAGGAAACGCTCGAGATTCTGGCCGACGGCGTCTATGCGCTGACCGCCGAGGGCGACCCCAATGTCGGCGCCATCGAGGGCGAGGACTTCGTCGTCTGCATCGAGGCAAGGGCAACCCCGGCGGCCGCCCGCGACTGGCTCGCCCAGCTGCGGCAGCACACACAAAAGCCCGTCAAGCACCTCATCCTGACCCACTATCATGCGGTTCGTGTGCTTGGCGCTTCAGCCTTCGAGGCGGAAAATATCATTGCCAGCGACGCCACGCGCAAGCTGATCGAAGAACGCGGCATGCAGGACTGGGACAGCGAATTCGGCCGTATGCCGCGCCTGTTCAAGGACCCTGAGGAAATCCCGGGTCTGACAAGGCCGACAATCACTTTTGCGGATTCGATGCGAATCGAGCTTGGCGGGGATCGCGGCCATCTTGATCTGCAATTCTGCGGGCGCGGGCACACGGCAGGTGACATCGTGGTGTGGCACGAGAAGAGCAAGACGCTGTTCGCGGGCGATCTGGTCGAGGCCGAAGCAGCGCTCTACACTGGGGATGCCTTTCATTTCGACTGGTCGGGCGGCACGCTCGACAAGGTCAAAACCTACCGGGCCGAAAACCTCGTTGGCGGCCGCGGTGCCGTGGCCCGCGGGGTCGAGGCGACCGATAAGGCGATCGAGCAGACCCGCGATTTTCTGAAGTCGATGATCGAGCATACCGGCGCGGTTCACCGCCGCGGCGGATCACTGAAGGAGGCGTTCGAGGCGTGCCATGCGGCGCTCGAGCCGAAGTTCGGGCGCTGGCCGATTTTCGAACATTGTCTGCCCTTCGACGTGAAGCGGCTGTGGGACGAGATGGACGGCCGCGACTGGCCGGAAATCTGGACGATGGAGATGGATCGCGCGGTCTGGGCGCAGCTGCAGGGCTGA
- a CDS encoding helix-turn-helix transcriptional regulator: MPFDAEAAALLIDLAGTPGFGVHLLEMAASQSGIEEIFGYVTDDQGPQVLISASAIDHQSQRVEAYSRRYFRHDPAVRDVTALHPGANFTQTVTANQIASPDYRKVCFDVPKFAGKLCFGWRGAHHTLVLNFYRRHGMPDVGLEGLGAIAELALAALHRRMHARGSNEAFLETLETRIRTEYPLLSARERQVLARTLTGEHADDTAAMLNMARGTVLTYRQRAYQKYGLGNASAFLSRLL; encoded by the coding sequence GTGCCGTTCGATGCTGAGGCCGCTGCCCTGCTGATCGATTTGGCGGGTACGCCGGGCTTTGGAGTCCATCTGCTTGAAATGGCAGCGAGCCAGAGCGGGATCGAAGAGATTTTTGGCTATGTGACGGATGATCAAGGGCCGCAGGTGCTGATTTCCGCCAGTGCGATCGACCACCAAAGTCAACGCGTTGAGGCATATTCCCGCCGATACTTCAGGCATGATCCGGCGGTTCGTGACGTTACCGCCTTGCATCCAGGGGCAAATTTCACGCAGACGGTGACCGCCAACCAGATTGCCTCGCCCGACTATCGCAAGGTCTGTTTTGATGTACCCAAGTTCGCGGGCAAACTTTGCTTTGGCTGGCGGGGCGCCCACCACACGCTCGTGCTGAATTTTTATCGGCGTCACGGGATGCCGGACGTTGGCCTCGAAGGCCTGGGTGCGATCGCTGAACTCGCTCTGGCAGCGTTGCATCGCCGTATGCATGCAAGAGGCAGTAATGAGGCGTTTCTCGAAACGCTTGAGACCCGGATCCGGACCGAATATCCCCTGCTTTCAGCGCGGGAGCGTCAGGTGCTTGCCCGCACGCTGACCGGCGAGCATGCCGACGATACCGCTGCGATGCTCAATATGGCCCGCGGCACCGTGCTCACATACCGGCAGCGGGCGTACCAGAAATACGGTTTGGGAAACGCGTCGGCATTTCTTTCGCGACTGCTCTGA
- a CDS encoding PaaI family thioesterase, with protein MNADVALVERVLAGAVVLPAAFDASPIARALGMKIISLCDAGAVVEFSPDGTFLQGAGVMQGGAIAAMLDYAMIVSVMAAMPSGASPATTNLDLVCLRPAPLGAFRAEATIRRRTRSVIFAQADLTLADGTAVATATATNLLKIKAND; from the coding sequence GTGAACGCGGATGTCGCACTCGTCGAGCGCGTCCTTGCCGGTGCCGTGGTGTTGCCGGCCGCATTCGACGCATCGCCCATAGCGCGCGCACTCGGCATGAAGATCATCTCGCTTTGCGATGCCGGTGCTGTGGTGGAGTTCAGTCCGGACGGCACATTTTTGCAGGGTGCTGGCGTCATGCAGGGCGGTGCGATCGCTGCCATGCTCGATTACGCAATGATCGTTTCCGTCATGGCGGCCATGCCATCGGGTGCCTCGCCAGCAACGACAAATCTTGATCTTGTCTGTCTTCGCCCCGCGCCACTTGGCGCCTTTCGCGCTGAAGCCACGATCCGCCGCCGTACCCGATCAGTCATCTTTGCTCAGGCTGATCTCACACTTGCCGACGGAACGGCAGTCGCTACCGCAACGGCAACCAACTTATTGAAAATAAAGGCAAATGACTAG